A region of the Silene latifolia isolate original U9 population chromosome 9, ASM4854445v1, whole genome shotgun sequence genome:
atccttaCTTGACActggtcaaacccgagtcaaacacaCAAAATAGCCACCCAAAATAACACCCAAAAGAAAGCTTAAACAGCTAAGCAATCACGTAAACCACAAAATACAACCAaccaaaacattggttagaacaaagaAAAATCCAAATTTTCGAAAAGGATAAGACGTCGCTTTCCATCCCTGGCGTGCTCGCGCCTCAAGTGGCTACCCTTAGCCAGCAAGCAAACGCAACCGACTTACTACCATatccatttctctataaataccccctcattCACACCCCATAACCCTTAGCCTCTGCTGAAGATTATGACACCGTCACTTGCTTCTTTGTCTTCCACGAAATAGGCGAACCTCCCATACTCACCAAATACCCTGTCAACGATCTCCTTGTTAAAGGGCAGCCAGCATAATCAGAATCCGTATAGCCTACTAACTCCAATTTTCTACCTTTTGTTAGAACGATACCTCTACTAACTGACCCTTTAACATACCGCACCACTCGCAAAGCCGCTTCCCAATGATCCTTTCTAGGCTCTTTGAGGAACTGGGATAATACATGAACGGAATAAACTAGCTCAGGACGCGTGATTGTCAAATATATCAATTTTCCAACAATTCTTTGATACTTGCTTTGTACTATCATGCAATATATACCCCTTTACCAACGCGAGTCCGTGTTGCTGCTCCATAGGAAAAAGGACCGGTTTTGCTCCTTCGAGCCCTGCTTCCTTCACTATCTCAAGAGCATATTTTCGCTGACTTAGAAACAAGCCCCTCTTCCCATGAGCTACCTCGATTCCTAGGAAATACTTTAATTTTCCCAAGTCTTTAATTCCAAACTTGTTATTCAAAAACATTTTGAATGCTTCAGATGCCTCCATTGAGTTGCCCACCAAGATCATATCATCCACATATATCAAAACGGCCATGAACACAGTCCCGACATTGTATGTAAATAAAGAATAGTTAGCAAGGGATTGTCTAAAACCATACCGTTTCAATGATTCCGCAAGCTTTGTGAACCACATCCGTGAGGCCTGCTTTAAGCCGTAGATGGATTTCAACAAACGACGACACACCTTGCTCCCAGTACCCGCATCTACATCTACTCCTGGTGTCATTCTCATATACACCTCCTCATTTAAATCCTCATGAAAAAAAGCATTAATTACATCTAGTTGCGATGTAAACCACCCCTTATTGACAACTATCGTCAACAAGCAGCGCACACTTACCATTTTTGCTACGGGTGCAAAAGTCTAGTGAAAATCAATGCCTTCAACTTGTGTAAAACCTTGCACTACTAATCTCGCTTTATATCTTTCCACACTACCGTCTGCTTTATATTTGATCTTGTATATCCATTTGCACCCTATCGGTTTCTTGCCAATAGGTAGATTAACAACCTGCCAAGAATTATTCGATTCAAGTGCTTTAATTTCTTGTCGCATTGCTTCTCTCCACAAAGGATCATTCGATGCTTCACCATAATGTCTCGGTTCTTTGTACTCTGCAATTTTCGACAAGAAATTCCTATGTATAACAGAATATGCATTACATGTGACGCTATCTAACAATGGGTAACGCGTACCTTTCCTCGAAGACTTAGATTGGCACGGGTTATCCTCGATGGTGTTTATTACGGTTGTCGAAGTAAAAATATAATCCTTCCGCCATGCTGGCTCGAACTTTTCACTAGCTCCACGCCACAATTCCTCTACTGCAGATGGTGTATTAGATGCTGCTGCCTCTCTTTCTCCTCCCTCTCCAGCACCCGTGACCACCTCCTCATCGTCAGTAGGTTCCTCTTCGCTCAACAATTCATCCACATCGTCACCCTCTGAATTAAACTGACTATAATCAGCTTGCTCAAGACCTGTCGTGTCCACAAGAACAGTCACCTGTTTCTTATATTGACTCGGAACTCCAACTTGCATAGGATAAACCTGTTCCATGAACACTACATCTCTCGATGTATAAGCTTCTTATTTTTGCAAATCATACACTCTCCATCCTTTCTTTCCACTAGGATACCCGATGAATACACAACGTCTCCCCCGTTCTACAAATTTATCCTTTGACCGAGTTTTGTTATGTGCATAGCACAAACACCCAAAAACCCGGAGATTGTCTAAATTCGGAGCTTGGTTGTGTATCACCACAAAAAGTGTCTTTCCATCTAAAATTGGGGTTGGGGTTCTATTGATCAAATAGACAGCTGTCAACACACACTCGCCTCAAAATTTTAAAGGTAACCCGAACTATAACCGTAAGGCTCTTGCCTTTTCTAATATATGTCGATGTTTCCTCTCAACTCGACCATTTTGCTGAGGTGTATCGACGTTACTAGTTCGTAATACGATCCCTTGGTCACGGTAATACGCTCGCATAGACAATGACTGAAACTCAGTTCCATTGTCGCTTTGAATAATTTTGACAGGCTTATTAAATTGACGTTGGATCATATTATAAAAACTAATAAGCAATTTTCCTACTTCTCCCCTATCTGTCATCAAATAAACCCATACTCCTCGACTAGAATCATCAACAATAGTCAAGAAATAATGATCACCACTTAACTCATTGGCTCCATAGGGTCCCCAAATATCGCAATGAATTAAATCAAAAATATTCAAAGCTTTCTTATTATTACGAATAAAATTTGAACGGGTTTGTTTTGCCCAACAACAAGCATCACAAAAATCATTCTTATCCCATATTAAATTACTACCTACTAAAGATGACGCAGAATACAAAACTTTTTCTTAAGGATGGCCTAATCTTCTATGCCATAATCGAACCTTGCTTTGAGCTTCAACTCGACACACTAACTTCTTCTCCTGACCTTTGTAGTAATAAACACCATCATGTTGCTTACCCGCTCCAATCATCTTCTTCGAAGATCGGTCCTGTATTACACAAAAATCAGAATAAAACGTCACAATGCAATCCTTTTCGACAGTTAATTGTTGTATAAAAATTAAACTGCAAGTCAATGTCGGAACAAATAAGACATCTTTCAAAATTAAACCACCCTCCAAGTGCACTTCTCCGTGCTTATCATCATGTTTTTGTTCTCCATTCGGCAATATTACACATGCTCGAATCCCACAAGACGGATTTTTAATCTCTTCTTATCTACCCGTCATGTGGTGCGATGCACCAGTGTCTAAGATCCAACAATTTTGAAATTCCTTACCTGCCATCTTCTTTGAATTCTCCTTAGTCGGTTGTAGCAAGGCACGCAAAGACTGCAACTCTTCCCTTGTCCGACTCACTTCAACACCCGGAACTGAACCTTGATTCGTTCCCTGGTTTGCGGACGTACCAGCTCCCTGATTTGTGTAAACCGCATTCACCTTCCAAGGTTGTTGCCTCTCATCTCCATGGCCTGCGCCTCCTCTACCCCTGGTAAACCGAcctcttcctctgcctctagCAATGATGTGTGCTGGTAAACCGTTCTTCGACCAACAATCATCTTCATCATGGCCCCATTTGTTACAGTAAGTGTAGCGTCCCTCTTGGTCGTCCACCTCACCAGTATACCTTGCTTGTCCACCACGGGTACTAGTATACCCTGCTTGCCCACCACGGGTACTAGGCCGGCTCTTTTGCACCGAGAATGCTGCTTCTCTGTCTTGTCTTCCTTCGACCGCACAATTGCTTTGTGCCTTTCTTCTCGAAGGATAACACCATAGACCCGACTCAAGGCAGGAATTGGTTCTTCCATTAGGATATTGGTGCGTAATCCACCATAAACCGCATCATCAAGGCCTATCAAGAATTGATGTACCTTCTCCTCTTCTTTTTCTCTCAAGATTGCTTTCCCGGCTCCACAAGTGCACCTTGGTACACGGCTATAACTGGCCAATTCATCCCATACCCCTTTCAATTTGGTATAGTACTCCACTATGGTCAGTTTCCCCTGTTTCAATTCATTTAATTCAGACTTTAGTTGGTGGACTCTAGGTTCGTTACGCGTCGTATACCTTTCCTTCAACTCGTCCCAAATTTCTGTGACTGTTCCCGAGAAGGCTATGCCGGCATGTAGCTTCGGGTGGATCACGTTTCTCAACCACATCTTCACCATGGCACTACATTGGCGCCAAGCAACATGCTctaccgtttctttttctcctttggcCAATGTTGGTTCCTTGATTTTCCCATCAAGAAAGTCCAATTTATTTTTCGAATCAAGTCCCATCTAAACTGCATTAGACCAATTATCATAATTATCACCATTAAACACAGTTTGGGTAATCATGATACGTGGGTTGTCGGATGGGTGGAGAAACAATGGTGATGACTGCGGAATTGTCATCGGAGTTCTTTTCTTGCCATCGCCTCCTGAATTGCTGCTCTTTGTCATGACGTTGCTCCTTTTCTTAACGTAGGTCTGTGGTACCATGTAAAGTTTTAGGAAAGATTTTCTTATTCAATTGTGAAGATTATACAAGATACATTCAACCTTATATAGTAGATGGTttctgtttgggctaaaaatagcacaataaggaaggcccacttaataaaataaaaggctatgggaggagtgataaggaggaaggaagcccgtaatTAGGAAAAGGGAGAGCGGGCTGAAAGAAGACCACGGGCCCATCAGAGGagacgtccggattaaggaaagacgAGTTAGGGAGAATTTAGGGAGATTGGGAGAAGTGGGAAAGGCGGCCGAgtttggaaagagttcttatggaaattatattccctttccataatcaaagtaggacaaATCTAGGGTTCTcgccctataaatagccaaggaagcaaatcaagaaggacattcaacaacgCATCCACACATCAACACCACAACATTAGCATATTCTTATAcacaaattgtgacaccccgcgataaagcggaaagtaaAGTACTAAATatacgcaaaaaaaaaaaaaaaaaaaaaaaaaaaaaagtgaagtttttaaaacttttatttagTAGATAGAGTTTAGCATGCGGGAGTCACTAACATTCGACAGAAGGAAAAGCGGAAATAAAAACAAGGGTCCATACAAATAAAACGGTCAAAagtggggaaaatatatccctcgaatgacataaagaaataggtgagtctaagcggtgaataagaaatctaaaagtccggggtactcgctagctcacacgtcaaaccccatataagcatcttcacaacctgtcattcatgtaaacatgaacgccacagtcagtggggagtaactcaaggttctcccagccacaaaatgtcgaaatgcaagtaacaaacacttaattaaacatattaatcatgcatcatatatgaataataaagaacaaggagatataatgaataaTCAAGATGAGATAGGCATATTACTTTCTTAATGGAATAGGCATGGTAGGTTAGAATGAATATGCAATCGAGGGTGTAGAACAACCAAGTCAACCAACACATATTGACCGACTCatcaagtgtaagacatatacctagtatgaactcacaagacaaaccatctagactccaacctcttggtaggacgacgatcataatacggtcctagtctaaacctggatccagattctcaggatggacgtcacccgattcgacaaacgatataccaatcgtatccaagactcgaaacatggcacgcactcgtaaccaaaggtcgagtaacctctaatcggaaacatggcacacactcgtaaccaaaggtccgaagaaaggcggaaggatatcctaattcggaaacatggcacacactcgtaaccaaaggtccgaaagagggaagataacccaatccggaaacatggcacacactcgtaaccaaaggtccgaaaggggtaaataaggaatgtcaagtagtcacacaatgtaaaacgtcacacttgagtcacaataagagtaagaatgatcatgcaaacatcatatgacacgggaccattaatgtcacattcatactcatggcttgcatctcaccatgagtacggatgggaacatcaatcccgacgatcatatcgcaactagagggcttataactcacccctagtatccgataggaccaagactctcacaacagaacaatacaagacattatcaagaatgtgactcttacaagtacttataaataatatctcatacttgtattatattaataaatattccacttaGTATTTAACATGCCGgctaaataaaacaaataaagtgTAACAAGTAGTAGTGAGTAATTTACGTCATATGAAAATTAACGGAATGCAACCAAAATTTTAATACAAAAGGCAAAATGGGCCCAACCATTAAATTGTGGTAAGCCCATCAATTTAATGGTGGTGAGCCCAAACCCACTAAGAAAATGGGTCTAAAAGAAATAGGAATTTGAGACCAAGATTTTAAGAACTTGAGCCCAAACATTATAATAAAGTGAGTCCAAACTTATTAGAATTTTAACCCAACAAGAAACATATAATAAGTCCATCAAACAACTTATATATGGCTCACAACCAAGTAGTAAAGAGTTTCAAAATGCAATTCATAGAAATTATGATCATGCGGTAAACACAGAGGAACGCAAGAGGGAGGACTACTGCCTACCATAATACGAAAAACAAACAGTCCCAAGTAGGAGATATAGGATGTGATACAAGACGAAACTGCAGGCCAAAGTTCGTGTAACAGGTCACCAAATTTCGAGTATGCAGGGTTCGGGTTTGTCGTCCCAAACAGAGAATCAGCTAGCACTAGACACAGTGTAAAACCAAGCTCCAACAATCCAAAAACACGAGTTTTCAAGCGGTAAAAATCAAGTTTACGGGTGACGACCTTAGCTTGAATATACAGACAAGAAAACAGACTTAAAGGACCGCTTCATCCGTCCAAAACAGAGAACGAAGCCAGTCCAGCTTTGGTTACCAGACGGAGTTTATAGCAGCACATTTTCGCAGCCCAGACCAATTTCTAGCCGTCTGTTTTAGACTCGACTTAAGACGGATATGAAGGCAAAGTGAGGACAGGAATTAGCATGACTCAAAAGCGAATGACACCATTAATTTCCGTCATAAACGGACCCAAAACAGCCACTTCCAACAGCCATTCAAGTCGGAATTTCGAGCATAGCAAGACGAATCCTCCATGTAAACCACACAAATGAAAGTAAGCATAAAGAACACAACTTTAACACGTAAAAGATCTAAAAACGAGTTTATGGGGCGAAATATCGActaattgtcgagtaacctatcaccgttaccttaactttCTTCAATCTTCAAGGGAATGGTCTATTATGAACGAGTTTCCTTCGGGGTCCTCAAAGTCTTCACCTGGAAACCGTAATAAGAGCCGAGTTAGTTTAAAAACGTCACATTTATGAGACGGGTCGAGACGAGAACTCCACAAGGCTAtgcctttcttaccttaaaagatgaaggaagagataagtagaagaatggtgcaagaattatTGAGTTTGGTCGAAAAATGAGCTAGAAATCTAAGATTTTTCGGTCGCCATTGATGCGTTTTTTTGAGCTTGTTTTGAGATTTGTTGAGCTGCTGTAGTGTTGTTGTTGCAGGTGTCGTATGCTTTTACACAGGAAATTTCGAAAATAAAGGGGTGGGGTTGGCTGGGTATGATTGGGTGAGGAGAGTGTGAGAGAGTaaatttatcattattatattAGTTGGGTGCCAAAATTGAGGGGCGTGTTGTCGACCCGGGATAGGTCGAGAGTAGATAAGTTTAGCCTCACATGTGAGCATGTGACGGTtctttgctagacggaaattcgtcttaaatctactataatttaagacggaactttattattattatcgctattattattattactatccgactaaaacccgtatttttatataaattaagctttaaatattacttttataaaaatcttgtttaaaaataaatctaattaaattatataattcaaaaatataaaataacgtaattaaatggttaaataaattttaaatgtcaaaaggagaaattcgcgggtgttacacaaatATACATCcatccaagatcttgcaggcctgacgcctagcgCCAGCGGGACTAGCTTTACGcttcaattgtaatcatcctcctattcaagtataatgcgatatttggcagggtaccgtccctcccgcggttgttcccacattgggttttccgcttCACCAAATCTtgcgtgtcaatttacattacgcactttatttctctatttacttgtcaacatacgaacgatcatacgatcaaccaacgagtaagaccgcattgaccttaaacaatcaacttggtaaaaaatacctaaacagtttggcgcccaccgtggggcattgtggtcgtcaatcgttgatactctagatacacaatggataagcaagcatcggacgtcgtgtcagggagcagacagccatcgccaccaccgccctctactcaaaacccaacatcaacagtggctacacaggctcccggacatacctcaagaatcatacctacagtaaaaacctctctacctcctaggactcctgctgtcgcggcccaagccagatcagataagggagcagcaagttcaggcctcaccccgccacctagtcccacacaaatttTACTCACCGGCatagaaaatcttcagaaagccatggaaaacatgagagaagaacagaagaaagctgaagctgaaacaagaaagagggacagagagctctgggcacaggtAGACATCCTGAAACAAGCAGTCTGCCACCCCAGCGAGCAGGGCCGACGTGGAAAAGTTTCCACTAGTAGATCTGAcgcagggggcatcaggcagcaggaatccaCTTCGATAGATACCGGCTGAACTGATAACCATATTGGATCTGTCCacaataccatcagatggaagaataaccccacaagggccGGGATACCTCACGCCGGGTAACTGGCCTGCGGCTAGCTGTGTGGAAGCACGAGCAGGTGGCATCCCCGTCAGCAGCCCCGCCATGatcgatcagacacctggagcaggatccgagtcaaaccaataaatggactggcagcaggggacagtcGTTACAACAACTCCCCAAATTCAGGCAGTATAACGAATCAGCAGTACTTGGAGTTAAAAGAAAt
Encoded here:
- the LOC141601004 gene encoding uncharacterized protein LOC141601004, coding for MGLDSKNKLDFLDGKIKEPTLAKGEKETVEHVAWRQCSAMVKMWLRNVIHPKLHAGIAFSGTVTEIWDELKERYTTRNEPRVHQLKSELNELKQGKLTIVEYYTKLKGVWDELASYSRVPRCTCGAGKAILREKEEEKVHQFLIGLDDAVYGGLRTNILMEEPIPALSRVYGVILREERHKAIVRSKEDKTEKQHSRCKRAGLVPVVGKQGILVPVVDKQGILVRWTTKRDATLTVTNGAMMKMIVGRRTVYQHTSLLEAEEEGAGTSANQGTNQGSVPGVEVSRTREELQSLRALLQPTKENSKKMAGPIFEEDDWSGRGVWVYLMTDRGEVGKLLISFYNMIQRQFNKPVKIIQSDNGTEFQSLSMRAYYRDQGIVLRTSNVDTPQQNGRVERKHRHILEKVYPMQVGVPSQYKKQVTVLVDTTGLEQADYSQFNSEGDDVDELLSEEEPTDDEEVVTGAGEGGEREAAASNTPSAVEELWRGASEKFEPAWRKDYIFTSTTVINTIEDNPCQSKSSRKEYKEPRHYGEASNDPLWREAMRQEIKALESNNSWQVVNLPIGKKPIGCKWIYKIKYKADGSVERYKARLVVQGFTQVEGIDFH